From the genome of Solanum lycopersicum chromosome 12, SLM_r2.1:
ACAAATAAAACCGATCGAGGCCGACAAAGGccacctacgtatctcattcttgagaattcaggtcgaacgtagttcagatACAAAGAAATGATCAAAAGGGgggtaaatggggtgaccgaagccgacatgggccgcctacgtatctcgttctcgagaattcaggtcagacgtagtgcGTACTGTAGAAATAATTAAGAggataaatggggtgaccgaagccgacaaaggccgcctatgtatctcgttctcgagaattcaggtcagacgtagttagttacaaagaaattataatgcaaatttgaacaaatacaagcaaacagaacgattacaagtaaataacaGAAAAATGCGAAAAATTAAACTTCACGTGTAGTATCTCTTGAAAAcatctgagttgataggctTGGGCCACACAGTGCCATCCATCTTGGACAAGACCAAAGCATCTCCAGATAGTACTTTACGAACCATGTAGGGACCCTGCCAGTTTGgtgcgaactttcctttgtgctcgtcttgatgaggaaaaatacgcttaagaaccaactgaccaacttcaaaatttctggctcttactcttttgtgaaaagcgcGAGTCATTCTTTGTCTATACAACTGGCCATGGCAGACAGCGACCATTCTCTTTTCATCAATCAAAGCTAGTTGATCAATCCGTTTGCTAACCCAGTGCGCGTTGCTTaactcagcttcttggatgatcctcaataacggtatctcgacttcaacaggtacgactgcttctgttccatatactagcaagtatggagtagcccCAGTCGATGTTCTGACCGTCATTCGATAACCCAGTAGAGCATAtggcaacatttcatgccaaccccgctgtttgtcaatcattttcctcaaaatctttttgatattctCGTTGGCGGCTTCTACAGCTCTGTTCATTTGAGGGCGATAAGCAGTTGACTTTCGGTGgataatcttaaattgttcacatatctctttcattcaaatgactgttgagatttgcaccgttatcagtaatgatggattctggaactccaaatctgcatatcagattgttgcggaCAAAATCGGCCACCACTTTATTGGTTACCGACGTGTAGgaggctgcttccacccacttggtgaaataatcaatggcaaccgaaatgaatctgtgtccattagaagcggctggctctataggaccgatgacatccattccccatTTTCTTTGTCGTAGTCGTCAGCCTCGTCGCCATTTACCTCATTTTGCTCGTTtagctcatgacatgacatgacattgatAGGCTTATAACTTAcattactgaaatcataaacagacaaaattaggaaagtaaaatataacaagcaattaaataaataaagtcaaaataaggaggctttcatttaaatcaaacaaaatgcGAGCTTGGGTCATGGCACAGGGCCGTGTCGCCCTTTTTAAACATCAcgacaaaaattcaaaattcaagcaattaagaaaatgcagaaatggtgggtctcgggcctcttccggACGACCACCGATTTTGGTATGCACAAAATAACTCCTTTCTACCACAGAGTTCAGGACATCAGGATCGGCGTAGACATCCAATTTTGCAGCATCTCCCCTGGTTCCGCATCACGAATGCCAGCTGGCTCAGCCTCCTCCTCGATGATGGAATTGTTCTCCTTGAAAAGgccacagattccttccccgcCATCTTCGTCTGTTTCTATCATGTTGGTGTTTCCACCCCCATGATTCGGCAACGGATTCGTGTTGACGTTCGGCGCCGCAGGCTGAAGGGAGACCACTTCCTGGTCAATCACATTCCTGGATcttgtgcttgaggttgatgTAGTCTTCAGtatcatgtccaacactgttggaatgataagcacatctctgCTCCGGTCTGTAGAATCTGGAGTTGACATCCACAATCTTGGGCCCCACATGGTGGATGTATCCGACCGCAGACAATCTTTCGAACAACTTGGTTCTGCTTTCAGCCAACACGGTGAAGCTTCTGGAGGGCTTTTTCTCAAACCTGGGGCGAGGGGGATCATACCCGCTCTGTTGAGGGGGAGGGACTTGTTGGTAACTGCGGGCGTTTGGTCGTGGAGCTTGGTAATTTGGATGGGGGCTTTGATATGCTGGGGTTTGTATTTGATATGCGGGGGACGATGCTCGATAGCTTGGCTGCACATTAGCGCAGCTGGGAGTGACATTCTGGTAAGGGGAGGGACTTGATAAGCTTGGGGGTAGTTTGGATATACGGAGGGAAAATTTTGGGGAATTTGGGGTGGATCTTGATACGACAAAATATGGGGATCTGGATAAGTGGGGGCAGCATTGTAGTGGTCGGAATGATTTGATTGTGAACGGTAGGCTTGATGAGGCTTTGATGGAGGGTTGGAGCGGCCTTGGGGACGTGGTAAGTTTCTGGGGGCCTTTCTTCCCCCATGTGAGTAACGTTAACctcctctcttttcttccttaCCAGTCCGGAAGACCCAGGCGATGTAGACACTCAGGCTATCTTTCCCGACTTCAGGccatcttcgatagtctcacctACGTTGACTATCTCGGCGAACTTGGCGCCGATTAATAAGATGACTCTGTCATAATACTCGGGCTCCTGCACCCATATGAACACCTCTACAATCTCCTTTTCTGTCATTGGAGGCCTCACCCTCGCTGCCTCCTTCCTCTATCTGTACGCGAACTCTCAATAGCTTTCTGTGGGcttctgcttcatcttctccaaggAGTACCGATCAGGGACTATCTCGACGTTGTATGCAGATCTGTCGATGAAATCCTTAGCCAGTGCGCTCCAACTGGGCCATTGTCGAGTCTCGTGGGACGTGAACCATTCCAAGGCCTCACTGCACAGGCTCCGGCTGAACAACCTCATCAGCA
Proteins encoded in this window:
- the LOC138340517 gene encoding uncharacterized protein — protein: MNRAVEAANENIKKILRKMIDKQRGWHEMLPYALLGYRMTVRTSTGATPYLLVYGTEAVVPVEVEIPLLRIIQEAELSNAHWVSKRIDQLALIDEKRMVAVCHGQLYRQRMTRAFHKRVRARNFEVGQLVLKRIFPHQDEHKGKFAPNWQGPYMVRKVLSGDALVLSKMDGTVWPKPINSDVFKRYYT